Proteins found in one Dermacentor silvarum isolate Dsil-2018 chromosome 8, BIME_Dsil_1.4, whole genome shotgun sequence genomic segment:
- the LOC119462436 gene encoding putative nuclease HARBI1 isoform X1 encodes MKPEGLSPADTASFMSRKGYYALNVMVVCNAELRILVVDPRFPGSCHDSWVWQHNPLRARLAAQLQPGEYLLGDSGYPLEPWLLVPVPGSHAGTTSEGRYNREHASMRNVVERCIGVLKSKFRCLQHFRTLLYSPDRAARIIYACIALHNIALDAGDWSLDDYGGEVPPAEEPEEPGDSHVLAPHDVFLRGRQQRSAVVNLF; translated from the exons ATGAAGCCAGAGGGACTCAGCCCGGCCGACACGGCGAGCTTCATGTCGAGGAAGGGCTATTACGCCCTAAACGTCATGGTC GTGTGCAACGCAGAACTTCGCATTCTTGTTGTTGATCCCCGGTTCCCTGGTTCGTGCCACGACTCTTGGGTGTGGCAGCACAATCCACTGCGCGCACGCCTAGCCGCACAACTGCAGCCTGGCGAGTATCTGCTTG GAGACTCGGGATATCCCCTCGAGCCGTGGCTGCTTGTACCTGTACCTGGCAGTCATGCCGGCACCACCTCCGAAGGCCGCTACAACCGGGAGCACGCATCCATGCGCAATGTTGTGGAGAGATGTATCGGGGTGTTGAAAAGCAAGTTCCGCTGCTTGCAGCACTTTCGGACACTGCTATACAGCCCCGATAGAGCAGCGCGAATCATTTACGCATGCATTGCTCTCCATAACATTGCCTTGGACGCGGGCGATTGGTCATTGGACGATTATGGTGGGGAAGTGCCACCAGCTGAGGAGCCAGAGGAGCCTGGAGACAGCCACGTGCTGGCACCGCACGACGTGTTCCTCAGAGGAAGGCAGCAGCGCAGCGCCGTTGTCAaccttttctga
- the LOC119462436 gene encoding putative nuclease HARBI1 isoform X2, with protein sequence MKPEGLSPADTASFMSRKGYYALNVMVVCNAELRILVVDPRFPGSCHDSWVWQHNPLRARLAAQLQPGEYLLDSGYPLEPWLLVPVPGSHAGTTSEGRYNREHASMRNVVERCIGVLKSKFRCLQHFRTLLYSPDRAARIIYACIALHNIALDAGDWSLDDYGGEVPPAEEPEEPGDSHVLAPHDVFLRGRQQRSAVVNLF encoded by the exons ATGAAGCCAGAGGGACTCAGCCCGGCCGACACGGCGAGCTTCATGTCGAGGAAGGGCTATTACGCCCTAAACGTCATGGTC GTGTGCAACGCAGAACTTCGCATTCTTGTTGTTGATCCCCGGTTCCCTGGTTCGTGCCACGACTCTTGGGTGTGGCAGCACAATCCACTGCGCGCACGCCTAGCCGCACAACTGCAGCCTGGCGAGTATCTGCTTG ACTCGGGATATCCCCTCGAGCCGTGGCTGCTTGTACCTGTACCTGGCAGTCATGCCGGCACCACCTCCGAAGGCCGCTACAACCGGGAGCACGCATCCATGCGCAATGTTGTGGAGAGATGTATCGGGGTGTTGAAAAGCAAGTTCCGCTGCTTGCAGCACTTTCGGACACTGCTATACAGCCCCGATAGAGCAGCGCGAATCATTTACGCATGCATTGCTCTCCATAACATTGCCTTGGACGCGGGCGATTGGTCATTGGACGATTATGGTGGGGAAGTGCCACCAGCTGAGGAGCCAGAGGAGCCTGGAGACAGCCACGTGCTGGCACCGCACGACGTGTTCCTCAGAGGAAGGCAGCAGCGCAGCGCCGTTGTCAaccttttctga
- the LOC119461717 gene encoding uncharacterized protein LOC119461717 translates to MVWAICPSALVCIFRSTGGGRAPGFHGRVLNLTGMVRLRGVADLPYQEQADVPTAAMEVVVEAADVRSTATPAEDPPRGASDSERVAAAPVLQRPVRPPRRQRPRRVATLTTMSSQCARSLEQGDEMLQVGRSFGVILHERQIFFILCYHK, encoded by the exons atggtctgggcgatttgtccttcggcattggtgtgtattttcagaagcactggaggGGGCCGCGCACCCGGCTTCCACGGCCGAGTACTGAACTTGACGGGTATGGTCCGCCTGCGTGGCGTCGCCGACCTCCCCTACCAAGAG CAGgccgacgttcccactgctgcaatGGAGGTCGTCGTCGAGGCTGCGGATGTGAGGAGCACGGCGACAC CGGCAGAGGATCCACCACGCGGTGCATCGGACTCAGAAAGGGTGGCCGCTGCACCTG TGTTGCAGCGTCCTGTACGGCCACCACGCCGACAGCGACCGCGACGGGTGGCCACCCTCACAACCATGTCGTCGCAGTGCGCCCGCAGCCTTGAACAGGGCGACGAGATGCTCCAGGTTGGTAGATCGTTTGGTGTCATTTTACACGAAAGACAAATATTCTTTATACTCTGTTATCATAAGTGA